The Podospora pseudocomata strain CBS 415.72m chromosome 1 map unlocalized CBS415.72m_1, whole genome shotgun sequence genome has a segment encoding these proteins:
- the SPA2 gene encoding component of the polarisome (EggNog:ENOG503NTZI; COG:S) translates to MNGLNAPLSPVSVGGSEWSYPTNTDKNTYPNNRGDITTPPDSAGAVRAMNGNFPPGPRSVGGPSPPPSVGRSSAGTNLYARSESGRSQVVRDDLGGHEMVLAEHYVSLKRFLSATSRDGNPKPPPNKARDKLQRLTGVQFLELSTDVFDELKRRETTARRPPNAPPGSGPPDYLLPEDNFHPKRNQARQKLSSLGPPRFRDLATDVFCELERRFPRFAAGDIPRVGSPVSVRGGPISRSQTPVSGMNGGFPPRGQSRRRPSEASSIRSGRGMPTPLGSGFPIPPSPGLPPNGNYGQPIAKQFQNNTIVPNKSTMVEEDDDAISPMSPDPAGSDSYGMNRSIDRDSKRSAGASETDKKLLEDYEQQVRDLREKLDSMEDALKKKDDDLMNALDGERSRATASNAEKREWDDARAELENKLAQVEELNESMKRELDRTRDEHDEEIRQLREQLDEARAGANAQSNGMADEELERENRALRAALVEQEQVTEEVRREAQGFLMEMRNISQQSGASWERQSELEKTIEMLEKEVRDWRNRYARAKTQLRDLRGSSEGIPMQQDAGKFVREKGFTQDDGLVKDVHVTKFQIAIDELLQRARVDDPERVIDSMKAVVVSVRRITKDIDESAQNNIELAQQNQKLKARVSPAANNLITASKSFASSAGIAPVTLLDAAASHLVTAVVELLRAVKIRSTPDGELEDDDDDGTVTPVESASFFSPRSNGQNQASRAEDSLQRPPPFRGLGAAGSRASMDSSAYSPVNSPRESYTNGQMANGSMTNGNGGGHGNLNKAVNGNANGMYNNARQQRDTRAEDLKIYLEDQTAVLVQTIQDLVQLIRNDADISQVTEEINTIVDVVGQVVSETESTGGNGVELVRRLSACRERLMEAGKRGLDLAAAGNDSASREWRMWTQTLPPIAFEIARETKELVQRVDQLVMDDGGDADDFA, encoded by the exons ATGAATGGCCTCAATGCGCCACTGTCTCCTGTCTCTGTAGGCGGTAGCGAGTGGTCTTatcccaccaacaccgacaaaAACACATATCCAAACAACCGCGGAgacatcaccacaccacccgACTCGGCTGGTGCTGTCAGGGCGATGAACGGGAACTTCCCACCGGGGCCCAGGAGCGTCGGCGgtccctccccgcctccctctgtCGGCCGATCCAGTGCCGGCACCAACCTATACGCAAGGAGTGAGAGTGGCAGAAGCCAAGTCGTGAGGGATGACTTGGGCGGCCATGAGATGGTGCTCGCTGAGCACTATGTCTCACTCAAGCGATTTCTGTCAGCGACTTCGCGTGACGGCAACCCGAAGCCACCACCGAACAAGGCTCGCGACAAGCTGCAGCGCCTTACTGGGGTTCAGTTTCTCGAGCTCAGTACCGACGTCTTTGACGAGCTGAAGCGACGTGAGACAACAGCTCGTAGACCCCCCAATGCCCCTCCAGGATCCGGTCCACCTGATTATCTATTACCTGAGGACAACTTCCACCCCAAGCGAAACCAAGCGCGCCAAAAACTTTCGTCATTGGGCCCTCCACGCTTCCGTGATCTGGCCACCGATGTCTTTTGCGAACTGGAGAGGAGGTTCCCACGCTTTGCGGCTGGGGATATCCCCCGTGTTGGCAGCCCAGTATCAGTACGCGGAGGTCCCATCAGCCGGTCGCAAACACCGGTAAGCGGAATGAATGGCGGGTTCCCTCCTCGGGGTCAGAGCCGTAGACGCCCTTCAGAAGCCAGCTCAATACGAAGCGGACGAGGGATGCCTACTCCTCTCGGCAGCGGCTTCCCTATCCCACCCTCTCCAGGCCTGCCGCCGAATGGCAACTATGGACAGCCGATTGCGAAGCAGTTCCAGAACAACACCATTGTGCCTAACAAGAGCAccatggtggaggaggacgatgacgcCATCAGCCCCATGAGTCCCGATCCTGCCGGATCTGATTCCTATGGCATGAACCGGTCAATAGACCGTGATAGCAAACGAAGTGCTGGCGCATCCGAG ACGGACAAGAAACTTCTTGAGGATTATGAGCAGCAAGTTAGGGATTTGCGTGAGAAACTGGACAGCATGGAGGATGCACttaagaagaaggatgacgACCTCATGAACGCTCTAGATGGGGAACGTTCCCGAGCCACGGCTTCTAATGCTGAGAAGAGGGAATGGGATGACGCCCGCGCCGAACTGGAGAATAAGCTTGCTCAAGTGGAGGAATTGAACGAGTCGATGAAGAGGGAGCTGGACAGGACCAGGGACGAACACGATGAGGAAATTCGCCAACTTCGAGAACAGCTTGACGAAGCTCGCGCCGGCGCCAACGCACAGTCAAACGGCATGGCTGACGAGGAATTAGAACGCGAGAACAGGGCTCTGCGTGCGGCGTTGGTGGAGCAAGAGCAGGTGACAGAGGAGGTTCGTCGTGAGGCCCAGGGGTTCCTGATGGAGATGCGCAATATTTCCCAGCAAAGCGGTGCCTCGTGGGAAAGGCAGtcggagctggagaagacGATCGAaatgttggagaaggaggtccGGGACTGGAGGAATCGCTACGCCCGCGCCAAAACTCAGCTGCGGGATCTACGCGGGTCTTCGGAGGGCATTCCAATGCAACAGGACGCTGGGAAGTTTGTGCGCGAGAAGGGCTTCACGCAAGACGATGGGCTGGTCAAGGACGTCCATGTCACCAAGTTCCAGATCGCCATTGACGAGCTGTTGCAACGGGCGCGCGTGGATGACCCGGAGCGCGTGATTGACTCTATGAAGGCAGTTGTGGTAAGCGTCCGACGGATCACTAAGGATATCGACGAGTCGGCACAGAACAACATCGAGCTTGCGCAGCAAAaccagaagctcaaggccCGAGTATCCCCCGCAGCCAACAATCTTATTACTGCCTCCAAGTCTTTTGCTAGCTCGGCTGGAATTGCGCCAGTGACTCTCCTcgatgctgctgcctctCACCTGGTCacggctgttgttgagctccTCCGAGCTGTCAAGATTCGATCTACCCCGGATGGTGAATtggaagatgacgatgacgacggcaCGGTTACTCCTGTTGAATCGGCCAGCTTCTTTTCGCCACGAAGCAATGGGCAGAACCAGGCCTCCCGAGCTGAGGATTCTCTTCAGCGCCCACCACCTTTCCGCGGCCTAGGCGCCGCCGGAAGCCGAGCCAGCATGGACTCGTCTGCGTACAGCCCGGTCAACTCACCTCGTGAATCCTACACCAACGGACAAATGGCCAACGGATCCATGACAAACGGCAAcggaggcggccacggcaACCTGAACAAGGCTGTGAACGGAAACGCCAACGGCATGTACAACAACGCACGCCAGCAGCGCGACACTCGGGCGGAGGACCTCAAGATCTACCTCGAAGACCAGACGGCGGTGCTCGTGCAGACGATCCAGGACCTTGTGCAGCTGATACGCAACGACGCGGACATTAGCCAGGTCACGGAGGAGATCAACACGATTGTGGATGTTGTCGGCCAGGTCGTGTCCGAGACGGAGTCAACTGGTGGCAATGGTGTTGAGCTTGTCAGGCGTCTTTCTGCCTGCCGAGAGCGGCTGATGGAGGCGGGCAAGCGCGGTTTGGATCTTGCGGCTGCGGGCAACGATAGTGCCAGTCGGgagtggaggatgtggaCGCAGACGTTGCCGCCGATTGCGTTTGAGATTGCGAGGGAGACGAAGGAGCTGGTGCAGAGGGTTGAtcagttggtgatggatgatggcggGGATGCCGATGATTTTGCATGA
- the SSU72 gene encoding RNA polymerase II subunit A C-terminal domain phosphatase (COG:K; BUSCO:EOG09264JW6; EggNog:ENOG503NZ1A), whose product MDTANGNATTASAAPAALAQPNGHREDPGGFKLKFCTVCASNQNRSMEGHLRLALANYPVISFGTGSLVRLPGPTITQPNVYKFNETSYDSIYRELEAKDPRLYRANGLLNMLGRNRNIKWGPERWQDWQVGMPRVKKETDKGFEGMEGGVADIVITCEERCWDAVIDDLLNRGSPLNRAVHVINIDIKDNHEEASVGGKAMVDLADSLNQVAKEEREKVGAAAFDSGSGAARASFDERVPEVIGEWQERWPNLPATWTLAWF is encoded by the exons ATGGACACCGCCAACGGTAACGCGACTACGGCTTCGGCTGCTCCCGCTGCTCTGGCCCAGCCAAACGGCCACCGGGAGGACCCTGGTGGCTTCAAACTCAAGTTTTGCACCGTATGTGCCAGTAATCAGAACAG ATCTATGGAGGGCCATTTGCGTCTGGCGTTGGCAAACTATCCAGTGATTTCTTTCGGAACCGGCTCTCTTGTCCGGCTTCCAGGTCCTACCATCACACAGCCCAATGTCTACAAGTTCAACGAGACCTCGTACGATAGTATCTACAGAGAGCTTGAGGCCAAGGACCCCCGTTTGTATCGGGCCAACGGACTTCTTAACATGCTCGGCCGAAACCGCAACATCAAGTGGGGCCCGGAAAGATGGCAAGACTGGCAAGTAGGCATGCCCCGAGTCAAGAAAGAAACAGACAAAGGCTTCGAGGGCATGGAGGGAGGCGTCGCCGATATAGTCATTACCTGCGAAGAGCGCTGCTGGGATGCTGTGATCGATGATCTTCTTAACCGGGGCTCTCCACTCAACAGAGCTGTTCATGTTATCAACATTGATATCAAGGACAACCACGAAGAGGCCTCCGTTGGAGGCAAAGCCATGGTCGACCTTGCCGACTCCCTGAACCAGGTCGCGAAAGAAGAGCGCGAAAAGGTTGGCGCAGCGGCGTTTGATTCTGGCAGTGGTGCTGCCAGAGCCAGCTTTGATGAGCGTGTTCCCGAGGTGATTGGTGAGTGGCAGGAAAGATGGCCTAACCTTCCTGCGACTTGGACTTTGGCTTGGTTTTGA
- the MCR1 gene encoding NADH-cytochrome b5 reductase (COG:C; EggNog:ENOG503NVGH): protein MSLFVASRSAFRVSAPLKRQIRSYATDPSPSSKGSNNTLLYGAAAAGLAGAGYYFLSGSTAANKAQEKVKNASAAVAEKIPGVEAKKAFTGGDQGFLSLKLEEVEIINHNSKRLRFRLPEDDMVSGLPVASAILTKYKPVDAEKAVLRPYTPISDEDTPGYIDLLVKKYPNGPMSTHLHDMAPGQRLDVKGPLPKYAWSPNKHEHIALVAGGTGITPMYQLLRTIFNNPEDKTKVTLVFGNVSADDILLKNELATLENHYPQRFRAFYVLDNPPKQWTGAKGFINKELLKTVLPEPKNENIKVFVCGPPGMMDSISGNKKSPRDQGELKGILKELGYTPEQVYKF from the exons atgaGTCTGTTCGTCGCTAGTCGGTCCGCCTTCCGGGTCTCTGCGCCCCTCAAGCGC CAAATCCGCAGCTACGCCaccgacccctccccctcctccaagggcagcaacaacaccctcctctacggcgccgccgccgccggtctCGCCGGTGCAGGCTACTACTTCCTATCCGGCTCCACCGCCGCGAACAAAGCCCAAGAAAAGGTCAAGaacgcctccgccgccgtcgcgGAGAAGATCCCGGGCGTCGAGGCCAAGAAAGCCTTCACCGGCGGCGACCAAGGCTTCCTCAGCCTCAagcttgaggaggtggagatcatcaaccacaactcGAAGCGTCTTCGTTTCCGCCTGCCCGAGGATGACATGGTCTCTGGCCTTCCTGTCGCGAGTGCCATTTTGACAAAGTACAAGCCTGTGGATGCCGAGAAGGCTGTTTTGAGGCCGTACACGCCAATCAGCGACGAGGACACGCCGGGGTATATTGAtttgttggtgaagaagtaCCCCAATGGCCCGATGAGCACCCATTTGCACGATATGGCTCCCGGTCAGAGGCTTGATGTGAAGGGGCCGCTGCCAAAGTATGCTTGGTCGCCGAACAAGCATGAGCATATTGCTCTTGTGGCTGGTGGTACGGGGATCACGCCCATGTACCAGCTGCTCAGgaccatcttcaacaaccccgagGATAAGACCAAGGTTACCTTGGTTTTTGGCAACGTCAGCGCGGATGATATCTTGTTGAAGAACGAGCTGGCCACGCTCGAGAACCACTACCCTCAGCGGTTCAGGGCGTTTTATGTCTTGGACAACCCGCCCAAGCAGTGGACTGGTGCGAAGGGGTTCATCAACAAGGAGCTGCTGAAGACTGTGTTGCCGGAGCCGAAGAATGAGAACATCAAGGTTTTTGTTTGCGGGCCGCCGGGGATGATGGACAGCATTTCGGGGAACAAGAAGAGCCCGAGGGACCagggggagttgaaggggaTTTTGAAGGAGTTGGGATATACCCCTGAGCAGGTTTACAAGTTTTGA
- a CDS encoding uncharacterized protein (EggNog:ENOG503NUJM; COG:K) gives MACFFLPSGIDEGGSNQSPFAPPPSKAQQACVSCRKQKRKCDKILPTCGLCARMARPCDYTILDTIPQQQPAQASSEELATLQARLCELENRLNNASQSQQPPPPRQPSPPTMHINPEILPPLPPKPPSPLWSPSAVPSRFPTSLFLDLDAFNWSTTPIPAPNMPIPSEVLDILSRGTTVQDTATEYFHGTHAWFPFISKKRMELGLSLWEAGPELAFLFLGMKLVSTPVNNGVEPAGNPLYTAAKRFWASLEQAGSVSLQFVQGMVLVTVYEMGHGIYPTAWISVGVLGRWVEVLGLPGFRRGGVALGSVTTWTESEERRRLWWAIYILDRCICLGNKRCFCLPEPDESFVLPVDDKAFDEGNPTLSPTNPLPTTPFTTQALSPFTRLVQSSLLLSRTLTHVRTVIQSNISNRPVPFSLPLLTSLATDLVNFTQVIQSELSPELPSPGTTTTPSSTSTFLPTTTTISPCYTISLLPSLSIALSTLILLFDTYCTPENQHLGPSPLPGPEAHPLQSPSHISFAQQSMQGLRETSLKIRELSLELLDLLVLPSQEKKLSPLCLDSLYASMATLHWLWKEGGDADVREALEDVRRCISRTSMRWRVSREYLEILKRQDVSFAMAFRAESGKSCLTRVDGS, from the exons ATGGCAtgtttcttcctccccagtGGAATCGACGAAGGTGGGTCGAACCAGAGCCCAttcgcccctcctccctccaaaGCCCAACAAGCCTGTGTAAGTTGCCGAAAGCAAAA GAGAAAATGCGACAAAATCCTCCCCACATGCGGCCTCTGCGCCAGAATGGCCCGGCCATGCGATtacaccatcctcgacaccatcccacaacagcaaccggCCCAAGCATCATCAGAGGAGCTCGCAACCCTCCAGGCCCGGCTGTGTGAGCTAGAGAATCGTCTCAACAATGCCTCtcaatctcaacaaccaccaccgccacgacaaccatcaccacctacCATGCACATCAACCCTGAAATTCTCCCTCCTCtacctcccaaaccaccctcGCCCCTCTGGTCCCCTTCTGCTGTCCCCTCCCGCTTTCCCACCTCCTTATTCCTCGACCTGGACGCCTTCAACtggtccaccacccccatccccgcccCCAATATGCCCATCCCAAGTGAAGTCCTCGACATCCTATCCAGAGGCACAACAGTCCAAGACACCGCCACCGAATACTTCCACGGCACCCACGCTTGGttccccttcatctccaaAAAACGCATGGAGCTCGGGCTGTCCCTCTGGGAAGCCGGTCCCGAACTTgccttcctctttctcgGCATGAAACTGGTAAGCACCCCAGTCAACAACGGGGTGGAGCCAGCCGGCAACCCGCTGTATACCGCAGCGAAAAGATTCTGGGCTTCGCTCGAACAAGCCGGGAGCGTGAGCCTGCAGTTTGTCCAggggatggtgctggtgaCGGTTTATGAGATGGGGCACGGGATATACCCCACGGCGTGGATCAGCGTAGGAGTGCTGGGGAGATGGGTTGAGGTTTTAGGACTGCCGGGGtttagaagaggaggggtggCGTTGGGGAGCGTG ACAACCTGGACTGAATCCGAAGAACGCCGCCGTTTGTGGTGGGCAATCTACATTCTTGATCGCTGCATCTGCCTCGGCAACAAGAGATGTTTCTGCCTTCCGGAGCCAGACGAGTCTTTTGTCCTGCCGGTAGATGATAAAGCTTTT GACGAAGgcaacccaaccctctcccccaccaaccccctacCAACAACCCCGTTCACCACCCAGGctctctcccccttcacccgCCTAGTCCAATCCTCCCTGCTCCTCTCCCGCACCCTAACCCACGTCCGCACCGTCATCCaatccaacatctccaaccgCCCCGTCCCAttctcccttccccttctcacGTCCCTCGCCACCGACCTGGTTAACTTCACCCAGGTGATCCAATCCGAACTTTCCCCCGAACTACCCTCCCCCGggactaccaccaccccctcctccacctcaaccttccttcccaccaccaccaccatctccccttGCTACACCATCTCCCTTCTCCCGTCTCTTTCAATAGCTCTCTCAACTCTAATTCTCCTCTTCGACACCTACTGCACCCCCGAAAACCAACAcctcggcccctcccccctccccggccCCGAagctcaccccctccagtccccctcccacattTCCTTTGCTCAACAGTCTATGCAAGGGCTACGGGAGACCTCCCTCAAGATCCGCGAGCTCTCCCTCGAACTCCTCGACCTgctcgtcctcccctcccaagaaaaaaaactctCCCCTTTGTGCCTCGACAGCCTCTACGCCTCAATGGCAACACTGCACTGGTTATGGAAAGAAGGCGGCGACGCGGACGTGAGAGAGGCGCTCGAGGATGTGCGACGGTGCATAAGCAGGACGAGCATGCGGTGGCGGGTGTCGAGAGAGTACCTCGAAATACTCAAACGGCAAGACGTCAGTTTTGCCATGGCTTTCAGGGCTGAGAGTGGCAAGTCATGTTTGACACGTGTGGACGGATCGTAA
- the NBP2 gene encoding HOG (high osmolarity glycerol) pathway protein (EggNog:ENOG503NZRK; COG:T), producing MTAILSPANSPATSPPAISSPVTANAAHPALPPLITSPPARRSQLPRPMSHASKNRLSQYSTTSSLPSRSRPPSHIFPLLPSSLPYTLVRDFAYPPGHPLHYGPPPEPSRPPSGMTTPASEQRRLSDPPTAWDSRGWDGHFWSSGGGGSHGRPADLPSIHLADGPPWSEDEDLQSPVVSSRHRKHHKTSSGGIYGRSRVGREQLMSQDHYGGDRGFYVGTSADGADRYYINQGNEANGPGGEYVTYPPGQAGHTDNGHAGNGNEPYQIANQQPRGYADEGAYDSDNSSTCSSPGYHNVDESRYSRDYQFTITSPDEEMHGKAVALFDFERENENELPLVEGQIIWVSYRHGQGWLVAEDPRTQESGLVPEEYVRLLRDIEGGMTSLTGQLDTTSPGSPSNATNEAGTPTQTEYQLPQSPATTVGSGSTVTATGTNGFHQPVVSTFSTSSKDLDPYPQHLLGTQAGQPPPQVVHYHGQRGGSQANTPTLLFHNEAGFLRRGSQDVISTTKKGEPGLETLPDAKLESTKRASR from the coding sequence ATGACGGCGATCTTATCGCCCGCAAACTCTCCAGCGACGTCGCCGCCCGCCATATCGTCGCCGGTGACTGCGAACGCGGCCCACCCCGCACTTCCACCGctcatcacctcacctcccgcTCGCAGGAGCCAACTTCCTCGCCCAATGTCGCACGCGTCCAAGAACCGGCTGTCGCAGTACTCGACCACGAGTTCGCTACCCTCACGGTCACGCCCGCCCTCTCacatcttccccctcctcccctcgagCCTGCCCTACACGCTCGTACGAGACTTTGCCTACCCGCCCGGTCACCCGCTTCACTATGGTCCGCCCCCGGAGCCATCACGACCGCCCTCGGGCATGACCACCCCCGCCAGCGAGCAGCGACGTCTCTCGGACCCACCAACCGCCTGGGACAGCCGGGGCTGGGATGGCCACTTCTGGAGCAGTGGCGGCGGGGGCTCACACGGCAGACCGGCTGATCTGCCCTCTATCCATTTGGCAGACGGCCCACCGTGgagcgaggacgaggatctCCAGAGCCCAGTCGTCAGTTCTCGGCACAGGAAGCATCACAAGACCTCGTCGGGTGGCATCTACGGCAGGAGTCGGGTTGGCCGTGAGCAGCTCATGAGCCAGGACCATTATGGCGGCGATAGAGGCTTCTACGTCGGCACCAGCGCCGACGGAGCTGACCGGTACTACATCAACCAAGGGAACGAAGCGAACGGCCCAGGCGGCGAATACGTGACCTATCCACCAGGACAGGCGGGACACACTGACAACGGACACGCCGGGAATGGAAACGAGCCATACCAAATCGCCAACCAGCAGCCCAGGGGCTACGCTGACGAGGGCGCCTACGATTCGGACAACTCGAGCACGTGCTCCTCGCCAGGATACCACAACGTTGACGAATCCCGCTATTCACGGGACTATCAATTCACCATCACGTCTCCCGACGAGGAAATGCACGGCAAAGCCGTGGCTCTCTTTGATTTTGAGCGCGAGAACGAGAACGAGCTCCCGCTCGTGGAGGGTCAGATCATCTGGGTATCATATCGGCATGGTCAAGGCTGGCTTGTGGCCGAGGATCCGAGAACACAAGAGAGTGGGCTTGTCCCTGAGGAATATGTTCGGCTGCTCCGTGATATTGAAGGTGGCATGACGAGCTTGACAGGGCAACTGGATACTACCAGCCCCGGAAGCCCCAGCAATGCCACAAACGAAGCGGGAACCCCAACTCAAACCGAGTATCAGCTTCCACAATCGCCTGCCACAACCGTAGGCTCCGGGTCGACAGTAACAGCAACCGGAACAAACGGGTTTCACCAGCCGGTAGTATCAACCTTTAGCACGAGCAGCAAGGACCTAGACCCCTACCCACAACACCTATTGGGTACACAAGCTGGCCAGCCACCTCCACAGGTAGTGCACTACCACGGCCAGCGAGGAGGCTCTCAAGCCAACACGCCAACACTACTCTTCCACAACGAGGCCGGATTTCTCAGGAGAGGAAGTCAAGACGTGATaagcaccaccaagaaaggggAGCCAGGATTGGAAACGCTACCGGATGCGAAGCTGGAGAGTACAAAGAGGGCGTCCAGGTGA